The Spirosoma foliorum genome has a window encoding:
- a CDS encoding acyl carrier protein, producing MQTKDELIETLKKIVKPYVQDEQAFEHITEDTDFIKDLKINSANLVDIALDVEEAYDIEIDNESMEQMLTVGSAIEIITKKLAEK from the coding sequence ATGCAAACGAAAGACGAATTAATCGAAACACTCAAAAAAATTGTGAAGCCCTATGTTCAGGATGAACAGGCATTTGAGCACATTACTGAAGACACCGACTTTATTAAGGATCTAAAAATCAATTCGGCCAACCTGGTCGATATTGCGCTGGATGTTGAAGAAGCCTACGATATCGAGATTGACAACGAGTCGATGGAGCAAATGCTTACCGTTGGTTCAGCCATCGAAATCATTACGAAAAAGCTAGCCGAAAAATGA
- a CDS encoding 4'-phosphopantetheinyl transferase family protein, with protein MIGNDIVDTAQAKRESNWQRRGFLEKLFTTHEQGLILSASNPERLVWTLWSMKESAYKVSVRETGKRAFAPKKLICSITSLSEETVEGTVFYQKAYQTKSSISPQHIATVAILANTELTFHQEIIQFSNSTYQHQNARIQEDIQQYCVDYLAIPPANSYLQKDQNGIPALLVIKPSGEQLSIPISISHHGHYGSFVIDCTHRL; from the coding sequence ATGATCGGCAATGACATTGTCGATACAGCACAAGCAAAACGAGAAAGCAACTGGCAGCGCAGGGGCTTTCTGGAGAAACTATTTACAACTCACGAACAAGGCCTTATTCTGTCAGCCTCCAATCCCGAGCGCCTGGTCTGGACGCTTTGGAGCATGAAAGAGAGTGCTTATAAAGTAAGCGTTCGCGAAACGGGAAAGCGTGCGTTTGCACCAAAAAAACTAATCTGCAGCATAACATCACTCAGTGAGGAAACGGTCGAAGGGACCGTTTTTTATCAGAAGGCTTATCAGACAAAATCATCCATTAGCCCTCAACATATCGCTACCGTTGCCATTTTAGCGAATACCGAACTCACTTTCCATCAGGAAATTATTCAGTTCAGTAACTCCACCTATCAGCATCAAAACGCTCGAATTCAGGAAGACATCCAGCAATATTGTGTCGACTATTTAGCGATTCCTCCTGCCAACAGCTACCTACAAAAAGATCAGAATGGCATTCCTGCCTTGCTAGTGATCAAACCATCAGGAGAGCAGCTTTCCATTCCTATCAGTATAAGCCATCACGGTCATTATGGCTCGTTTGTAATAGACTGTACCCACAGGCTTTAG
- a CDS encoding gamma carbonic anhydrase family protein — protein sequence MALIKSVRGIHPVFGENCWYADNATIVGEVTMGRDCTVWFNAVIRGDVNSITIGDRTNIQDGAVIHCTYKRTKTIIGNYVSIAHNAIVHGCTIEDNVLIGMGAIVMDGAVIGTGSIIAAGAIVTQNTIVPPGSIYAGNPAKFLKAVSPEQAEVFARTANNYVMYADWFKE from the coding sequence ATGGCACTGATTAAATCTGTCCGGGGAATCCACCCCGTATTTGGCGAGAACTGCTGGTATGCAGATAACGCCACTATTGTTGGCGAAGTAACCATGGGTCGCGATTGTACCGTTTGGTTCAACGCGGTTATTCGGGGAGACGTCAACTCGATCACCATCGGCGATCGCACCAATATTCAGGATGGAGCCGTCATTCACTGTACGTATAAGCGAACGAAGACCATCATTGGTAACTACGTTTCCATTGCTCACAACGCCATTGTTCATGGGTGCACCATAGAAGATAATGTCTTGATTGGCATGGGAGCCATTGTGATGGATGGGGCAGTTATTGGCACTGGTAGTATCATTGCCGCCGGGGCAATTGTTACCCAAAATACCATCGTTCCGCCTGGTTCCATTTACGCGGGCAACCCCGCCAAATTCCTGAAAGCAGTCTCGCCGGAACAAGCCGAAGTATTTGCCCGAACGGCCAATAATTACGTCATGTATGCCGATTGGTTTAAAGAATGA
- a CDS encoding HupE/UreJ family protein translates to MDDFLIYLRLGFDHITDPGGYDHILFVIALCAVYTVQQWKQVLILVTAFTIGHSITLALATLQLIHYKTDLIELLIPITILITAITNFFFREPKSKSRLSTAQQPNRYWRYGLALSFGLIHGMGFSNYLRSLLGNEADIVTPLLAFNLGLEIGQLVIVSLVLGLAYILINIIRTSQLRWTLVVSGIVAGMALSLIINNEYLGKLLQ, encoded by the coding sequence ATGGATGATTTTCTGATTTATCTACGCTTAGGTTTTGACCATATTACCGACCCTGGCGGGTACGACCACATTCTGTTTGTTATAGCCCTGTGCGCCGTCTACACGGTCCAGCAATGGAAACAAGTCCTGATCCTGGTAACGGCTTTCACGATTGGTCATTCAATTACCCTGGCACTGGCAACCCTCCAGCTCATTCATTACAAAACGGATCTGATTGAGTTGCTCATTCCCATAACCATTCTGATTACGGCCATCACGAACTTCTTTTTTCGGGAACCCAAATCCAAGTCGCGTTTATCCACAGCTCAGCAACCAAATCGTTACTGGCGTTATGGGCTGGCTTTGAGCTTCGGCCTTATTCATGGCATGGGCTTTTCCAATTACCTCCGCAGCCTCTTAGGCAACGAGGCCGACATTGTGACACCATTGCTGGCCTTTAACCTCGGTCTGGAAATTGGGCAGCTGGTTATCGTTAGCCTTGTTCTTGGGCTGGCATATATACTTATTAATATCATCCGTACCAGCCAACTACGCTGGACGCTCGTTGTATCCGGTATTGTAGCCGGCATGGCGCTATCGCTCATTATCAACAACGAGTATTTGGGCAAATTACTCCAGTAA